From Oryza sativa Japonica Group chromosome 4, ASM3414082v1, one genomic window encodes:
- the LOC4337236 gene encoding golgin candidate 2 isoform X1: protein MAGWISSKLKAAETLLHQIDQQAAESLGKSPSASDLTALHASSSSSAADALLDAPTRRQPPVAPPPSLGLRLAARRPNLPPPPAPAPASPAPRRSASATAVLAAQDRAAGAAVGGVAEAKVGGDREEDKGGGSESGSGSDEDDSDGSGSDDSEDSEEERRREEERRRRRAERLAAMAARAIAEREEAVAKLEGEKASLEKLLAEREKEQAQEASELQNSMIETMEAVEMEKQRHHSTRMEALARLAKLEVTNAELAKSLAREQWNLDLQVDQVAQLREEVDMKTLTQDKYKRKIAKMQKTSPLLVNEIESLRRFKLEEEMIDAEYALTCDRIVNLKDKARKIKENIELTKRRMVHPTEVEIELKKRLDQLTDRLIQKQMQVESLSSEKAALLLRIEAVSRSLDNNGSSSLAYSSSSSKIDIEAGTWQESHPPRLRDRIRNGQRQLGSAIRQLDSIFSAGHIFLRRNPKALVWAMVYLVCLHIWVLYILTSHPTISEARPGATFSLESLNKTGI, encoded by the exons atggccggctGGATCTCCTCCAAGCTCAAGGCCGCCGAGACCCTCCTCCACCAA ATCGACCAGCAGGCGGCGGAGTCCCTCGGCAAGTCCCCGTCGGCCTCCGACCTCACCGCGCtgcacgcctcctcctcctcctccgccgccgacgccctcctcgaCGCCCCGACGCGGAGGCAGCCGCCGGTCgccccgcctccctccctcggcctccgcctcgccgcgagGCGCCCCAacctgcctccgcctccggctcCTGCTCCCGCTTCCCCTGCcccccgccgctccgcctccgcgactGCGGTTCTCGCTGCCCAGGATCGCGCGGCGGGTGCTGCTGTGGGGGGCGTGGCCGAGGCTAAGGTGGGGGGAGATCGGGAGGAGGACAAAGGCGGCGGGTCggagagcgggagcgggagcgatGAGGACGACTCGGATGGGTCGGGCAGCGACGACTCGGAGGactcggaggaggagaggcggagggaggaggagaggaggcggcggcgggcggagcggctcgcggcaatggcggcgcgaGCGatcgcggagagggaggaggcggtggcgaagcTCGAGGGGGAGAAGGCCAGCCTTGAGAAGCTGCTCGCCGAGCGCGAGAAGGAGCAGGCACAGGAG GCTTCAGAGTTGCAGAATAGCATGATTGAAACTATGGAGGCTGTGGAGATGGAGAAACAGCGACACCACAGCACTAGAATGGAAGCCCTTGCACGGTTGGCTAAGCTTGAG GTTACAAATGCAGAGCTTGCAAAGTCACTTGCGAGGGAACAGTGGAACCTGGATCTTCAA GTTGATCAGGTGGCACAACTTCGAGAGGAAGTTGATATGAAGACTCTTACTCAAGATA AATATAAGAGAAAGATAGCAAAGATGCAGAAGACTAGCCCCCTTTTGGTTAATGAA ATAGAATCGTTGAGAAGGTTCAAGCTGGAAGAAGAAATGATTGATGCAGAGTATGCTCTAACATGTGATAGAATCGTCAACTTGAAAGACAAG GCAAGGAAGATTAAAGAAAACATTGAGCTGACAAAAAGAAGAATGGTGCATCCTACAGAAGTGGAAATTGAACTCAAGAAGAGACTTGATCAACTCACTGATCGTTTAATTCAGAAACAGATGCAG GTTGAGTCCCTCTCTTCAGAGAAAGCAGCCTTGTTACTGAGAATAGAG GCAGTTTCAAGATCGCTTGACAATAACGGATCATCATCGTTGGCTTATTCGAGCTCCTCGTCAAAGATAGATATCGAAGCTGGTACATGGCAAGAATCACACCCGCCAAGGTTGCGTGACAGGATACGGAATGGACAGCGGCAACTGGGATCGGCAATCCGACAGCTCGATTCCATCTTCTCCGCTGGCCATATCTTCTTGAGGCGGAATCCTAAGGCGCTAGTTTGGGCCATGGTGTACCTGGTGTGCCTCCACATATGGGTCCTGTACATACTAACGTCACATCCGACAATATCAGAAGCTCGCCCTGGTGCTACATTTTCGTTGGAGTCATTAAACAAGACTGGTATTTAA
- the LOC4337236 gene encoding golgin candidate 2 isoform X2, producing MAGWISSKLKAAETLLHQIDQQAAESLGKSPSASDLTALHASSSSSAADALLDAPTRRQPPVAPPPSLGLRLAARRPNLPPPPAPAPASPAPRRSASATAVLAAQDRAAGAAVGGVAEAKVGGDREEDKGGGSESGSGSDEDDSDGSGSDDSEDSEEERRREEERRRRRAERLAAMAARAIAEREEAVAKLEGEKASLEKLLAEREKEQAQEASELQNSMIETMEAVEMEKQRHHSTRMEALARLAKLEVTNAELAKSLAREQWNLDLQVDQVAQLREEVDMKTLTQDKYKRKIAKMQKTSPLLVNEIESLRRFKLEEEMIDAEYALTCDRIVNLKDKARKIKENIELTKRRMVHPTEVEIELKKRLDQLTDRLIQKQMQKPVFLSLLYNVLHSCETMMRPKRFSFRLSPSLQRKQPCY from the exons atggccggctGGATCTCCTCCAAGCTCAAGGCCGCCGAGACCCTCCTCCACCAA ATCGACCAGCAGGCGGCGGAGTCCCTCGGCAAGTCCCCGTCGGCCTCCGACCTCACCGCGCtgcacgcctcctcctcctcctccgccgccgacgccctcctcgaCGCCCCGACGCGGAGGCAGCCGCCGGTCgccccgcctccctccctcggcctccgcctcgccgcgagGCGCCCCAacctgcctccgcctccggctcCTGCTCCCGCTTCCCCTGCcccccgccgctccgcctccgcgactGCGGTTCTCGCTGCCCAGGATCGCGCGGCGGGTGCTGCTGTGGGGGGCGTGGCCGAGGCTAAGGTGGGGGGAGATCGGGAGGAGGACAAAGGCGGCGGGTCggagagcgggagcgggagcgatGAGGACGACTCGGATGGGTCGGGCAGCGACGACTCGGAGGactcggaggaggagaggcggagggaggaggagaggaggcggcggcgggcggagcggctcgcggcaatggcggcgcgaGCGatcgcggagagggaggaggcggtggcgaagcTCGAGGGGGAGAAGGCCAGCCTTGAGAAGCTGCTCGCCGAGCGCGAGAAGGAGCAGGCACAGGAG GCTTCAGAGTTGCAGAATAGCATGATTGAAACTATGGAGGCTGTGGAGATGGAGAAACAGCGACACCACAGCACTAGAATGGAAGCCCTTGCACGGTTGGCTAAGCTTGAG GTTACAAATGCAGAGCTTGCAAAGTCACTTGCGAGGGAACAGTGGAACCTGGATCTTCAA GTTGATCAGGTGGCACAACTTCGAGAGGAAGTTGATATGAAGACTCTTACTCAAGATA AATATAAGAGAAAGATAGCAAAGATGCAGAAGACTAGCCCCCTTTTGGTTAATGAA ATAGAATCGTTGAGAAGGTTCAAGCTGGAAGAAGAAATGATTGATGCAGAGTATGCTCTAACATGTGATAGAATCGTCAACTTGAAAGACAAG GCAAGGAAGATTAAAGAAAACATTGAGCTGACAAAAAGAAGAATGGTGCATCCTACAGAAGTGGAAATTGAACTCAAGAAGAGACTTGATCAACTCACTGATCGTTTAATTCAGAAACAGATGCAG AAACCAGTGTTTCTGTCTCTTCTCTACAATGTGCTGCATTCTTGTGAAACGATGATGAGACCTAAACGGTTTTCTTTCAGGTTGAGTCCCTCTCTTCAGAGAAAGCAGCCTTGTTACTGA